In bacterium, a single genomic region encodes these proteins:
- a CDS encoding PH domain-containing protein gives MSYIAKLLGKDEQILLETKRHIFVLLGQFFKEFLVLAALVAGWIVIHGYAQAEFLWIEIVIAAIAVIVLISLFIDWLRWNNEAFFVTNRRVIHSSGVLNKKVLDSSLSKINDVIMEQSFLGRIFDYGTIKILTATEEVINRVDKISRPLEFKKAMMGAKAGLEPLHPAVTSASSAQLLEELAQLKAKNLISEEEYNEKRKEIIKRM, from the coding sequence ATGTCTTACATCGCTAAGCTATTGGGAAAAGACGAACAAATCCTTCTTGAAACAAAAAGGCACATTTTTGTTTTGCTAGGACAATTCTTTAAAGAGTTCCTTGTTCTTGCCGCGCTGGTAGCAGGATGGATCGTGATTCATGGATACGCTCAAGCGGAATTTCTCTGGATTGAAATAGTGATTGCAGCGATTGCCGTCATTGTTTTGATTTCCCTGTTTATTGATTGGCTCCGCTGGAATAATGAAGCTTTCTTTGTAACCAACCGCAGAGTGATCCATTCCAGCGGAGTATTGAACAAGAAAGTGCTCGATTCGTCGCTTTCTAAAATCAATGATGTGATCATGGAACAATCCTTTCTGGGGAGAATTTTTGATTATGGCACGATCAAAATCCTTACGGCCACAGAAGAAGTGATCAATCGCGTTGACAAAATTTCACGTCCGCTGGAGTTTAAAAAAGCAATGATGGGAGCCAAGGCAGGACTCGAACCACTTCATCCTGCCGTCACCAGCGCATCCTCTGCTCAGTTGCTCGAAGAACTTGCACAATTGAAAGCCAAGAACCTGATTTCAGAA
- a CDS encoding metallophosphoesterase: protein MRPPKYALVLSDLHFGDTRCSLHSMRTAHALMNRLKEYQPLEEIFLLGDILDLQLATWSQAIEGRILNGPAKRAVGFRYFLNFLLDQTGAKLVTYIPGNHDYKIFDYHSIDRHLILPLRNGKKLSGRVSFFRNFTPSFLQGLVHSAQAQFRVIYPHHFLRIPGGRLLLTHGHYFDSSQSFYQEIAKVFTESTNREEIPRLRKTFFRRASAYQNVVSSLSMQPALRNIFNSIYQPVTSWKETLRHRNRKTFLTRAMRRNIESYVTFCCRGKVEGVIFGHTHHPGKMSFQDGPVRHVWNSGSFLKESEGSPAGSFLTVQLNGKSPLEDAVKVHLL from the coding sequence ATGCGACCGCCGAAGTACGCGCTGGTTCTATCGGACTTGCACTTCGGCGACACACGGTGTTCTTTGCATTCCATGCGCACAGCTCATGCGCTCATGAACCGACTGAAAGAGTACCAGCCCCTGGAAGAGATTTTTCTGCTCGGCGACATTCTCGATTTGCAACTGGCAACCTGGTCACAAGCCATCGAAGGAAGAATCCTGAATGGTCCCGCGAAACGAGCCGTAGGTTTTCGCTATTTTCTGAATTTCCTTCTGGATCAAACAGGCGCAAAGCTGGTGACGTACATTCCCGGCAACCATGATTACAAAATCTTTGACTATCATTCGATCGATCGCCATCTAATTCTCCCCTTGCGAAATGGAAAGAAATTATCAGGAAGAGTCTCCTTCTTCAGAAACTTTACTCCGAGTTTTTTGCAAGGTCTTGTCCATTCAGCGCAGGCGCAGTTTCGCGTGATCTATCCGCATCACTTTCTCCGGATTCCCGGAGGGCGCCTCCTGCTCACGCATGGTCACTATTTTGATTCGTCGCAGTCTTTTTACCAGGAGATAGCGAAGGTTTTCACGGAGTCGACAAACAGAGAAGAAATACCGCGGTTGCGCAAGACGTTTTTTCGCCGCGCTTCCGCTTACCAGAATGTGGTGAGCAGCCTTTCCATGCAGCCGGCGCTCAGAAATATTTTTAATTCCATTTATCAGCCGGTCACTTCCTGGAAGGAAACGCTGCGGCACCGCAACCGGAAAACATTCTTGACCCGCGCGATGCGCCGGAACATCGAATCCTATGTGACTTTTTGCTGCCGCGGCAAAGTGGAAGGCGTCATCTTTGGCCATACTCATCATCCTGGAAAAATGTCCTTTCAGGATGGACCTGTCCGTCATGTCTGGAACTCGGGGAGTTTTTTGAAGGAGTCGGAGGGTTCGCCGGCCGGGAGTTTTCTTACCGTGCAGCTGAATGGCAAATCCCCATTAGAGGATGCGGTAAAAGTTCACCTGTTATAA
- the metG gene encoding methionine--tRNA ligase produces the protein MTKFYVTTPIYYINGLPHIGHVFTTVLSDAIARYHRLLGHDVFFLTGTDEHGQKAEKAAREVGVSPQELADRIVPSFRDLWKQLNISNTDFIRTTEERHRRGVAEIFHRSHANGDIYLGAYEGWYCTFDENFLTEGQLVNGNCPDCHRPVEKIKEESYFFRLSKYQEPLLKYYRENSDFIVPHSRSNEVISFVESGLRDLSVSRVKLKWGIPVPIDSSHVIYVWFDALSNYVTATGFPDNQQLYQSYWPADLHVIGKDIVRFHCVYWPAFLLSAALPLPKQVLVHGWWLKEDEKISKSRGNVVDPHSLIKTFGVDGLRYFLIREAPIEGDSNYSFETILRRVNSDLANDLGNLSSRVLTMIERYSSGKIPEIAQSNAPFRSSLEDVVARIPEYTAAFTFSRLLVDVWSVVNSINRYIVEEQPWVLAKDPASQQRLQQVLYNSCEGLRIIAGLVAPVIPQSADLIWQQIGISKRASEANIGDLKWGELSPGTPIGKITPIFPRIEAPAAETVPQKPAEKKQDDSSHATIEDFQKLGLKVGEIKNAEKISGSKKLLKLSVDLGSETRQLVAGIAEVYAPEDLIGKQVIVVSNLKPTRIMGVESNGMVLAASIDGKPVLASVSQKVPNGTIVK, from the coding sequence ATGACAAAGTTCTATGTAACGACTCCGATTTACTATATCAACGGCTTGCCGCATATAGGGCACGTCTTTACGACGGTGCTGTCGGATGCAATTGCGCGCTATCACCGTTTGCTGGGGCACGATGTTTTCTTTCTTACCGGCACTGATGAACATGGCCAGAAGGCCGAAAAAGCCGCTCGTGAGGTGGGCGTCAGCCCTCAGGAACTGGCCGACCGGATCGTTCCGAGTTTTCGTGATCTCTGGAAACAATTAAATATTTCGAACACGGATTTCATTCGAACGACTGAGGAACGGCACCGGAGAGGTGTGGCAGAAATTTTCCACCGTTCCCATGCAAATGGTGATATCTATCTGGGAGCCTATGAAGGCTGGTACTGCACTTTCGATGAAAATTTCCTGACCGAGGGACAGCTTGTAAACGGCAATTGTCCTGACTGTCACCGGCCCGTGGAAAAGATCAAAGAGGAAAGTTATTTTTTCCGCCTGTCCAAATATCAAGAACCGCTTTTGAAATATTACCGGGAGAATTCCGATTTTATTGTGCCTCACTCGCGCTCCAATGAAGTGATCAGCTTTGTTGAAAGTGGATTGCGTGATCTGAGCGTTAGCCGTGTCAAGTTGAAATGGGGGATTCCGGTTCCGATTGATTCTTCACACGTGATCTACGTCTGGTTCGATGCGCTATCGAATTACGTTACTGCAACAGGTTTCCCGGATAATCAACAACTTTACCAGAGTTACTGGCCGGCCGATTTGCACGTCATCGGAAAAGATATTGTGCGTTTTCATTGCGTTTACTGGCCTGCCTTCCTCCTCTCTGCCGCGCTACCCCTGCCGAAACAGGTGCTCGTTCACGGATGGTGGTTGAAAGAAGATGAAAAAATATCGAAATCGCGCGGCAATGTCGTGGATCCACACTCCTTGATCAAAACTTTTGGAGTGGATGGACTTCGTTATTTTTTGATTCGTGAAGCCCCAATTGAAGGGGACAGTAATTATTCGTTCGAGACCATTTTGAGACGGGTCAACAGCGATCTGGCGAATGATCTTGGAAATCTTTCCAGCCGGGTTCTAACGATGATAGAGCGTTATTCGAGTGGCAAAATTCCGGAGATCGCCCAATCGAATGCACCTTTTCGATCCTCTCTGGAAGATGTCGTCGCGAGAATACCGGAGTACACAGCCGCATTCACTTTCTCCAGGCTGTTGGTCGACGTCTGGTCTGTTGTCAACTCCATCAATCGCTACATTGTTGAAGAGCAGCCGTGGGTGCTTGCAAAAGACCCGGCTTCCCAACAGAGATTGCAGCAGGTTTTGTACAACAGTTGCGAAGGATTGCGTATCATTGCAGGTCTGGTCGCGCCCGTGATTCCGCAATCTGCGGATCTGATCTGGCAACAGATCGGAATCTCCAAACGTGCTTCCGAAGCGAACATTGGCGATTTGAAATGGGGAGAACTATCGCCAGGAACACCGATTGGCAAGATCACTCCCATCTTTCCCCGCATTGAAGCGCCGGCAGCGGAAACGGTCCCGCAGAAACCTGCCGAAAAGAAGCAGGATGATTCCTCGCACGCAACAATCGAAGATTTCCAAAAACTTGGCTTAAAAGTGGGCGAAATAAAGAACGCAGAAAAAATTTCAGGCTCCAAAAAGCTTCTAAAATTAAGCGTTGATTTGGGCTCAGAAACTCGCCAGCTTGTGGCGGGAATCGCCGAGGTGTACGCTCCTGAAGACTTGATAGGCAAACAGGTCATCGTTGTTTCGAATCTGAAACCAACCCGCATTATGGGCGTTGAATCCAATGGAATGGTCCTTGCCGCTTCCATTGATGGAAAACCGGTTCTCGCCTCTGTCTCACAAAAAGTTCCAAATGGGACAATCGTAAAATAA
- a CDS encoding creatininase family protein, which produces MNHQWDERTWEEIEAHKPAVALLPVGSTEAHGPHLPLSTDSIISQEMAKRAAFELQKQNIHSLILPCIDYAITEFSKDFSGTISIRKETFQNLLRDIADNVAAHSIPLLCIVNSHLEPDHIQAIQEFCDTYKKLPVLFPDKTKRPWGSLLTAEFKQGACHAGSYETSLVLSARAELVRSERKELPPNPVNLAKLMRNGVKNFRDAGADQAYFGDPAGATQEEGEQTYSVLTRMIVETVLDHFRQQ; this is translated from the coding sequence ATGAATCATCAGTGGGACGAAAGAACATGGGAAGAGATTGAAGCCCACAAGCCGGCAGTTGCCCTGCTGCCGGTCGGCTCCACCGAGGCGCACGGTCCTCACCTTCCACTTTCAACTGATTCGATTATTTCCCAGGAGATGGCCAAGCGTGCGGCATTCGAGCTGCAAAAGCAGAATATTCATTCATTGATTCTTCCCTGCATTGATTATGCAATTACAGAATTCAGCAAAGACTTTTCGGGCACCATCAGCATTCGAAAAGAAACCTTTCAGAATTTGCTTCGTGATATCGCTGATAATGTAGCAGCGCATTCGATTCCTCTGCTCTGCATTGTTAATTCGCATCTGGAACCGGACCACATCCAGGCGATTCAGGAGTTTTGCGACACTTACAAGAAACTTCCGGTGCTCTTTCCCGATAAAACCAAAAGGCCATGGGGTTCGCTCCTGACTGCAGAATTCAAACAGGGAGCGTGTCACGCAGGAAGCTATGAAACATCTCTGGTTCTTTCCGCGCGTGCGGAACTTGTCCGGAGTGAAAGAAAAGAATTGCCGCCCAATCCTGTGAATCTTGCAAAACTCATGAGGAATGGCGTTAAAAACTTCCGCGATGCCGGAGCCGATCAAGCCTATTTTGGCGATCCAGCCGGCGCAACTCAAGAAGAAGGCGAGCAAACATATTCTGTTCTAACAAGAATGATCGTAGAAACGGTGTTAGATCATTTTAGACAACAATGA
- a CDS encoding tryptophan 2,3-dioxygenase family protein, which translates to MDYGNSPLTYGDYLKVPELLKLQQCLSDPASHDELQFIIVHQAYELWFKLLLFELDSIMKAMKEGNAKNAVWLFQRVIAIERLLNQQIHILETMSPVDFLRFRSKLNPASGFQSVQFREIEFISNLKEPTMLDRLRSDPESLARLQKRLNEPTLWDAFLELLQRNGFEIPADRDSTKLKQQLVSIYENPEQHYELFLLAEAMIEHDELIGLWRVHHVRMVERMIGNKIGTGGSEGVRYLTTTLMKKCFPELWDMRTMLGEEPEPQK; encoded by the coding sequence ATGGACTACGGTAATTCACCACTCACTTACGGCGATTATCTGAAAGTACCGGAGCTCTTGAAGCTGCAGCAATGTCTCAGTGACCCGGCGAGCCATGATGAATTGCAATTCATCATCGTTCATCAGGCTTATGAACTCTGGTTCAAGCTCCTCCTGTTTGAGCTGGATTCCATTATGAAAGCGATGAAGGAAGGAAATGCAAAAAACGCGGTGTGGCTTTTCCAGCGTGTGATTGCTATTGAAAGGTTGTTGAATCAACAGATTCACATCCTGGAAACGATGAGTCCGGTGGATTTTCTGCGGTTTCGCAGTAAGCTGAATCCGGCAAGCGGATTTCAGTCCGTTCAATTTCGCGAGATCGAATTCATTTCGAACCTGAAAGAGCCTACGATGCTTGACCGTTTGCGGAGCGATCCGGAAAGTCTCGCGCGGCTGCAAAAACGTCTCAATGAACCGACTCTCTGGGACGCGTTTCTCGAACTCTTGCAGCGGAACGGGTTTGAGATCCCCGCTGATCGAGATTCCACAAAACTGAAGCAGCAACTTGTATCCATTTATGAGAATCCGGAACAGCATTACGAGCTCTTCCTACTCGCGGAAGCAATGATTGAGCACGACGAGCTAATTGGACTGTGGCGTGTTCATCATGTCCGGATGGTGGAGCGCATGATCGGAAATAAGATCGGGACCGGAGGAAGCGAAGGCGTTCGTTATCTCACCACGACTCTGATGAAAAAGTGTTTCCCCGAGCTGTGGGACATGAGAACGATGCTGGGAGAAGAGCCAGAGCCGCAAAAATAA
- a CDS encoding aminotransferase class V-fold PLP-dependent enzyme, whose amino-acid sequence MDELARYRSEFPILESTTYMISHSLGAMPRKVYDKLRSYADLWATRGIRAWAEGWWDMPVTTGNLVASLIGANPGEVVMHQNVSVAVSVILSALPYRAPKNRILYFSVDFPTVIYVLEAQKKRGAEVVSIPSAEALKVPMDSMLDAIDERTLIVSLSYVFFKNSEKVDVTAIVKKAHEMGALVLLDVYQATGTVPVDVAELDIDFLVGGSVKWLCGGPGAGYLYVKPSLYDQIEPSVTGWMAHEHPFAFQTGPIRYAPGVTRFLHGSPQIPALYAAQPGYEIINEIGVEKIRKKSLRQTEMIFQFCERYGYKTQTPREAESRGGTVVVDIPFADAILKEMTARNVLADYRPDAGIRISPHFYTLDSEIETTFEIIEEIRKTRTYEKHLQQKGSLY is encoded by the coding sequence ATGGATGAATTAGCGCGATATCGTTCTGAGTTTCCGATCCTGGAATCCACAACGTACATGATCAGCCATTCGCTGGGCGCGATGCCGCGAAAAGTGTACGACAAGCTGCGTTCCTATGCCGACCTCTGGGCAACGCGAGGAATTCGTGCCTGGGCTGAAGGCTGGTGGGATATGCCGGTAACGACAGGCAATCTAGTTGCCTCGCTCATTGGAGCCAACCCGGGCGAAGTTGTGATGCATCAAAATGTATCTGTTGCTGTTTCCGTAATTCTGTCCGCTCTACCCTATCGGGCTCCCAAAAACCGCATTCTCTATTTCAGTGTTGATTTCCCAACGGTCATTTACGTTTTGGAAGCTCAAAAGAAACGGGGCGCAGAAGTCGTCAGCATTCCGTCCGCCGAAGCATTAAAAGTTCCCATGGATTCCATGCTGGATGCAATCGATGAACGGACACTTATTGTTTCGCTCTCGTATGTGTTCTTTAAAAACTCGGAAAAAGTTGATGTCACAGCCATAGTAAAAAAGGCGCACGAAATGGGCGCGCTCGTTCTGCTCGATGTTTATCAGGCAACGGGCACGGTGCCTGTGGACGTTGCAGAATTGGATATCGATTTTCTTGTGGGAGGCTCGGTAAAATGGTTGTGCGGCGGGCCGGGGGCCGGTTATCTCTACGTAAAGCCCTCGCTATACGATCAAATAGAACCTTCCGTAACCGGCTGGATGGCGCATGAACATCCTTTTGCTTTTCAAACCGGACCGATCCGCTACGCTCCAGGCGTCACACGTTTCTTGCATGGCTCGCCTCAGATTCCCGCGTTGTACGCGGCCCAGCCAGGATATGAAATCATCAATGAAATCGGTGTTGAAAAAATCCGGAAGAAGTCTTTGCGACAAACCGAAATGATCTTTCAATTTTGCGAACGATATGGATACAAAACCCAAACACCACGGGAAGCGGAAAGCCGTGGTGGAACGGTGGTGGTGGACATTCCTTTTGCCGATGCGATCTTAAAGGAGATGACAGCCCGAAATGTCCTGGCGGACTACAGACCCGATGCCGGAATCCGAATCTCTCCTCACTTTTACACGCTGGATTCCGAAATAGAAACAACGTTCGAGATTATCGAAGAAATACGTAAAACCCGTACCTATGAAAAACATCTTCAGCAGAAAGGAAGTCTTTATTGA
- a CDS encoding NADH:flavin oxidoreductase: MILFTPYTINGMTLPNRLVLPAMVTRLSGEDGFVNQDIHDRYLRFARGEVGLIVIEAMGVHDTRSGPLLRLSRDEFIPGLADMAKEIHESSPSKVVPQIIHFLKVARSGWRQKIKDLSKEEICFIIEAYGAAAGRARQAGFDGVELHMAHAYTVSSFLSLRNMRNDEYGRSLENRMRLMSEIILKVRSIIGTDFPLGIRFDGEECIKNGYTLNDSRQMALRMAQLGVDWISVSAGGKFEDAIHKPGTPLYPYTGYSGDRCMPSAHYPDMANVPVTEGIRKYIREHGFTVPVVATGKIRTPEQAESVLQQERADLVGLARALLADPDLPKKAREGRSDKIVRCTYGNVCKNLDENFHKVTCVLWPKGSLQAPESSDTKAPVWTDGAKLEAAYENGQIFLKWNSATDDEQIYGYEIYRSVDGGAPDHVTSVKRTTFYDLDVVAGKTYSYYIVAYDLAGNHSAPSNTVEITAMENWPVAARSVYNK, from the coding sequence ATGATTCTTTTTACGCCTTACACAATCAATGGGATGACGCTGCCGAATCGTCTTGTTCTGCCTGCAATGGTGACGCGCCTTTCGGGCGAGGACGGTTTTGTGAATCAAGACATCCATGATCGTTACCTGCGCTTTGCGCGCGGAGAAGTCGGTTTGATTGTGATCGAGGCAATGGGAGTCCATGATACGCGCAGCGGACCACTGCTCCGTTTGAGCCGCGATGAATTCATCCCGGGTCTCGCTGACATGGCAAAAGAAATTCACGAAAGCAGTCCTAGTAAAGTCGTTCCTCAAATCATCCATTTTCTGAAAGTGGCCAGGAGTGGGTGGCGCCAGAAGATTAAAGATCTCAGCAAAGAAGAGATCTGTTTCATCATTGAGGCATATGGCGCCGCTGCAGGAAGAGCGCGCCAGGCCGGTTTTGATGGTGTGGAACTGCATATGGCTCATGCATACACGGTCTCATCCTTCCTTTCTTTGCGGAATATGAGAAATGATGAATATGGACGTTCCCTGGAAAACCGGATGCGTTTGATGAGTGAAATCATTCTAAAGGTTCGGAGCATTATTGGTACCGACTTCCCTTTAGGAATTCGATTCGACGGTGAAGAATGCATCAAAAACGGGTACACGTTGAATGATTCGCGCCAGATGGCGTTGCGAATGGCGCAGCTTGGCGTGGATTGGATCAGTGTTTCAGCAGGTGGAAAATTTGAGGATGCGATACACAAACCAGGCACGCCGCTCTATCCGTACACGGGATACAGCGGAGATCGCTGCATGCCGAGCGCTCACTATCCTGATATGGCGAACGTTCCGGTGACCGAAGGAATTCGCAAATACATTCGCGAGCATGGCTTTACTGTTCCGGTTGTTGCAACAGGAAAGATACGAACACCGGAACAGGCTGAATCAGTCTTGCAACAGGAACGCGCTGACTTGGTGGGGCTTGCGCGCGCTTTACTTGCTGATCCGGATCTGCCAAAGAAGGCCCGTGAAGGAAGAAGCGACAAAATCGTTCGATGTACGTACGGAAATGTATGCAAAAATCTCGATGAAAATTTCCACAAAGTCACCTGCGTTCTTTGGCCCAAAGGCTCCTTGCAGGCCCCGGAAAGTTCCGATACAAAAGCGCCGGTCTGGACCGATGGCGCCAAACTGGAAGCAGCCTACGAAAACGGCCAGATCTTCCTGAAATGGAATTCGGCAACGGATGATGAGCAGATTTATGGCTATGAAATTTACAGGTCGGTTGACGGCGGCGCACCGGACCATGTTACTTCCGTCAAACGCACGACTTTCTATGATCTCGATGTTGTCGCCGGTAAAACTTACTCCTACTATATCGTCGCATACGATCTGGCCGGCAATCACTCCGCTCCGTCTAATACTGTAGAAATTACGGCAATGGAGAATTGGCCTGTGGCGGCCAGAAGCGTTTATAATAAATGA